From Cognatishimia activa, one genomic window encodes:
- a CDS encoding N-formylglutamate amidohydrolase has product MTHESYHIYGEDRPSRWIITVDHARNTVPTEVSGGDLGLVPEDMERHIAYDIGALGVGLKLGELMNAPVIASNFSRLVIDPNRGANDPTLIMRLYDGTLIPANAEIDAEEEQRRKECYYDPYHRALNKLADRREDPIIVAMHSFSPKLNGKSPRPWEIAILHAAHDPRNLRPHVIKRLEEEGDLTVGNNEPYHGHLPGDSVDRIALQRNRMNVLIEVRQDLITDETGQHAWAERLDPVLTDAFNRSGY; this is encoded by the coding sequence ATGACACACGAATCTTACCACATTTATGGAGAAGACCGTCCAAGCCGCTGGATCATTACCGTAGACCATGCGCGCAATACCGTTCCTACCGAGGTCAGCGGCGGCGACTTAGGGCTTGTACCTGAGGATATGGAACGCCACATCGCCTATGACATTGGCGCACTTGGCGTGGGCCTGAAACTCGGGGAATTGATGAATGCCCCAGTGATTGCCTCGAATTTCTCTCGCCTTGTGATCGACCCTAATCGCGGCGCCAACGATCCGACGCTGATCATGCGTCTTTATGATGGCACATTGATTCCGGCGAACGCGGAAATCGATGCAGAGGAAGAGCAGCGCCGAAAGGAATGCTACTACGACCCCTACCACAGAGCGCTCAATAAGCTTGCTGATAGACGCGAAGATCCGATTATCGTGGCCATGCACAGCTTTTCGCCAAAGTTGAACGGCAAATCCCCCCGACCTTGGGAAATCGCGATTTTGCATGCCGCCCACGACCCTCGCAATCTACGCCCGCACGTTATTAAGCGTCTGGAAGAGGAAGGCGATCTGACCGTCGGCAATAACGAACCGTACCACGGACACCTCCCTGGTGATTCCGTTGATCGTATTGCCTTGCAAAGGAACCGCATGAACGTGCTGATCGAAGTGCGGCAGGATCTCATCACGGATGAGACCGGACAACATGCCTGGGCGGAACGATTGGACCCTGTCTTAACAGACGCCTTCAACCGTAGCGGATACTAA
- a CDS encoding 5-carboxymethyl-2-hydroxymuconate Delta-isomerase, whose amino-acid sequence MPHLILEHSSELSDRYDISSLVQALFQTATDSGVFGPEDIRARSTACQNTLTGAAKPNFAHLTLKMMAGRPEEVRKQLAEDLLAVMLEHLPEVGALSVAPEEIQRETYARRVIHKGNDNG is encoded by the coding sequence GTGCCGCATCTGATCCTCGAACACTCCAGTGAATTGTCAGATCGTTATGACATCTCGTCTCTGGTTCAGGCCCTGTTCCAAACCGCGACTGATAGCGGCGTGTTTGGGCCAGAGGACATCCGCGCCCGGTCAACGGCATGCCAAAACACATTGACAGGTGCGGCGAAACCGAATTTCGCACATCTGACACTGAAAATGATGGCGGGCCGTCCCGAAGAGGTACGCAAACAACTGGCCGAAGACTTGCTGGCGGTTATGCTAGAACACCTCCCCGAAGTGGGGGCGCTTTCGGTCGCCCCCGAAGAAATTCAGCGCGAGACCTATGCTCGGCGCGTCATTCACAAAGGAAATGACAATGGATGA
- a CDS encoding DUF1244 domain-containing protein, which yields MDDQTRIELEAAAFRTLREHLMVKRTDVQNIDMMNLAGFCRNCLSRWYQEAANERGIEMDKTEAREIFYGMTMDEWKANYQTDASPEKQKEFEKAFKENVTDQQK from the coding sequence ATGGATGATCAAACCCGCATCGAACTCGAAGCAGCAGCCTTTCGCACACTGCGCGAACACCTGATGGTAAAGCGTACCGATGTGCAGAATATCGACATGATGAACCTCGCTGGTTTCTGCCGGAACTGCCTGAGCCGCTGGTATCAGGAAGCCGCAAATGAACGTGGCATCGAGATGGACAAAACCGAAGCCCGCGAGATTTTCTACGGCATGACCATGGACGAATGGAAAGCCAACTATCAGACCGACGCGAGTCCAGAAAAACAGAAAGAGTTTGAAAAAGCGTTCAAAGAGAACGTTACAGACCAGCAGAAATAA
- a CDS encoding D-amino-acid transaminase — protein MTRTVYVNGEYLPENEAKVSIFDRGFLFADAVYEVTSVLDGKLVDFEGHAVRLERSLNELDMQAACTKEELLEIHRKLVELNEIDEGLVYLQVSRGSDGDRDFVFPSEDTKPTLVLFTQNKPGLANSPASQKGAKIISIDDIRWGRRDIKTVQLLYPSMGKMMAKAAGADDAWMIEDGYVTEGTSNNAYYVKDGTIVTRPLSTDILHGITRAAVLRLAEEAQMQIEERLFTIEEAKEADEAFTTSASAFVMPVVEIDGAQLGDGTPGPIAKRLREIYLEEARAKAI, from the coding sequence ATGACCCGTACCGTTTATGTGAATGGCGAATACCTGCCAGAAAACGAAGCTAAGGTTTCGATCTTTGATCGTGGTTTTCTCTTCGCCGATGCTGTTTACGAAGTGACTTCTGTTCTGGACGGCAAGCTCGTTGACTTTGAAGGACACGCAGTGCGTCTGGAACGCTCTCTGAACGAACTGGATATGCAGGCGGCCTGCACCAAAGAAGAGCTGCTGGAAATCCACCGCAAGCTGGTTGAACTGAACGAGATCGATGAAGGCCTGGTTTACCTTCAGGTGTCTCGTGGTTCTGACGGTGATCGTGACTTCGTGTTCCCATCGGAAGATACAAAACCAACACTGGTTCTCTTCACGCAGAACAAGCCTGGCCTGGCGAACAGCCCAGCATCGCAAAAAGGTGCGAAGATCATTTCCATCGATGACATCCGCTGGGGTCGCCGCGACATTAAAACTGTTCAGCTGCTTTACCCATCCATGGGTAAGATGATGGCGAAGGCGGCCGGTGCCGATGATGCTTGGATGATCGAAGACGGCTATGTGACCGAAGGCACCAGCAACAACGCCTACTATGTCAAAGACGGCACAATTGTAACGCGCCCGCTGTCCACCGACATTCTTCACGGCATCACCCGAGCGGCTGTTCTGCGTTTGGCAGAAGAAGCGCAGATGCAGATCGAAGAGCGCCTCTTCACCATTGAAGAAGCCAAAGAGGCGGATGAAGCCTTCACGACTTCCGCATCCGCATTTGTGATGCCGGTTGTTGAGATTGATGGCGCACAATTGGGTGACGGTACTCCGGGCCCAATCGCGAAGCGTCTGCGTGAAATCTATTTGGAAGAAGCTCGCGCAAAGGCGATCTGA
- the dgcA gene encoding N-acetyl-D-Glu racemase DgcA, producing the protein MNITVTADTFRLAQVFTISRGSRTEAKVLTVKIEKDGVTGWGECVPYARYNETLESVTAEIEALPAEFTREELQDLLPAGAARNAVDCAMWDLEAKTAGKSARELAGLDALAPEITAYTLSLDTPEKMQEQAAENAFRPLLKIKLGTPDDMPRLEAVRAGAPDSTIIVDANEGWSAEVYADLAPHLVRLGVALVEQPLPAGEDDALIGMERPVPVCADESCHDRTSLPKLKGKYDVVNIKLDKTGGLTEALKLRDEALAEGYKVMVGCMVGSSLAMAPATLVAQGAMITDLDGPLLLAEDRDVPLNFDSAGVHPPKPALWG; encoded by the coding sequence ATGAACATCACCGTGACCGCGGATACGTTCCGATTGGCACAGGTATTCACCATCTCGCGCGGCTCTCGGACCGAAGCCAAGGTCTTGACCGTGAAAATCGAGAAAGATGGTGTCACAGGCTGGGGCGAATGTGTGCCCTATGCACGTTACAATGAAACTCTGGAAAGCGTGACCGCTGAAATCGAAGCACTGCCTGCAGAGTTCACCCGCGAAGAGCTGCAAGACTTGCTGCCTGCAGGCGCTGCAAGAAACGCCGTTGATTGTGCGATGTGGGATCTAGAGGCAAAGACCGCTGGAAAATCAGCTCGCGAACTGGCCGGACTGGACGCTCTGGCACCAGAAATCACGGCTTACACGCTTTCCCTCGACACACCCGAGAAGATGCAAGAACAGGCGGCTGAAAACGCGTTTCGCCCGCTTCTGAAGATCAAACTTGGCACGCCAGATGACATGCCGCGTCTTGAAGCAGTGCGTGCGGGCGCGCCTGACTCAACCATTATTGTAGATGCCAATGAAGGCTGGTCTGCAGAAGTTTATGCTGATCTCGCGCCGCATCTGGTGCGTTTGGGAGTGGCATTGGTTGAACAGCCACTTCCGGCTGGCGAAGATGACGCTCTGATTGGCATGGAGCGCCCAGTTCCGGTTTGCGCCGACGAAAGCTGTCATGACCGCACCAGTCTGCCAAAACTCAAAGGCAAATATGATGTGGTGAACATCAAGCTCGACAAGACCGGTGGCCTGACCGAAGCGCTGAAATTGCGCGATGAGGCGCTGGCTGAAGGCTATAAAGTCATGGTTGGTTGCATGGTGGGTTCGTCGCTCGCGATGGCCCCGGCGACCCTGGTTGCGCAAGGTGCGATGATCACGGACCTTGACGGGCCGCTGCTTCTGGCCGAAGACCGGGACGTACCATTGAATTTTGATTCAGCCGGTGTGCATCCACCCAAACCGGCACTCTGGGGTTGA
- the dgcN gene encoding N-acetyltransferase DgcN produces MIETPYLLFLGDAPDMLAAKVAIGIRDWRPENAVGQISLENCGADLGLTEMTLEQGLEAGAKTLVVGVANRGGIISQAWKEVLLKALEMGYDIASGLHNLLSDEGDLVAAALMHGRTLHDVRIPSVQYPIATGIPRSGKRCLAVGTDCSAGKMYTAMAMDAEMQKRGLKSTFRATGQTGILITGSGVPLDAVIADFMAGAVEYLTPDNDEDHWDMIEGQGSLFHVSYSGVTMALVHGGQPDALILCHEPTRTHMRGLPGFSLPSLQELRDVALTLAKVANPNVVVAGISINTQHLSDEDATAYCAKVEEEMGLPTVDPYRHGAGRLVDALAAI; encoded by the coding sequence ATGATCGAGACTCCATATCTGCTTTTCTTGGGCGATGCGCCTGACATGTTGGCCGCGAAAGTGGCTATTGGTATCCGCGACTGGCGTCCTGAGAACGCAGTCGGTCAGATCAGCTTAGAAAACTGCGGCGCTGATCTTGGTCTGACTGAAATGACTCTGGAACAGGGGCTGGAAGCGGGCGCGAAAACTCTGGTTGTGGGCGTAGCCAACCGCGGCGGCATCATTTCCCAAGCTTGGAAAGAGGTACTTCTGAAGGCGCTTGAGATGGGTTATGACATTGCGTCTGGCCTGCACAATCTGCTGTCTGACGAAGGTGATCTGGTCGCTGCGGCGCTGATGCATGGTCGTACTTTGCACGATGTGCGCATTCCTTCCGTTCAGTATCCAATCGCAACCGGTATTCCTCGTTCCGGTAAGCGCTGTCTGGCGGTTGGTACCGACTGTTCTGCAGGTAAAATGTACACCGCGATGGCGATGGATGCTGAAATGCAGAAGCGTGGCCTGAAGTCCACCTTCCGCGCGACTGGCCAAACCGGCATCCTGATCACAGGTTCTGGTGTTCCACTGGACGCCGTTATTGCGGACTTCATGGCGGGTGCGGTTGAATATTTGACGCCTGACAATGATGAAGATCACTGGGATATGATCGAAGGTCAGGGCTCTCTGTTCCACGTGTCCTATTCCGGTGTGACCATGGCACTGGTGCACGGTGGTCAGCCTGACGCGCTGATCCTTTGCCACGAGCCAACCCGCACACACATGCGCGGTCTGCCGGGTTTCAGCCTGCCAAGTCTGCAGGAGCTGCGTGACGTTGCTCTGACACTGGCAAAAGTTGCAAATCCGAATGTTGTTGTTGCTGGTATCTCCATCAACACCCAGCACCTGTCTGACGAAGATGCGACAGCTTATTGCGCGAAGGTCGAAGAGGAAATGGGTCTGCCAACTGTTGATCCATATCGCCATGGTGCCGGTCGTCTTGTAGACGCGCTCGCAGCGATCTGA
- a CDS encoding L-malyl-CoA/beta-methylmalyl-CoA lyase, which produces MSFRIQPAAPARPNRCQLFGPGSRPAIFEKMAASAADVINLDLEDSVAPSDKDSARANIIEALGSIDWGNKYMSVRINGLDTPYWYRDVVDLLEQADERLDQIMIPKVGCAEDIYAVDALVTAIETAKGRKKKISFEVIIESAAGIAHAEEIAMASPRLQAMSLGAADFAASMGMQTTGIGGTQENYYMQRGEDKHWSDPWHWAQAKIVAACRTHGVLPVDGPFGDFSDDAGFIAQAKRSATLGMVGKWAIHPKQIALANEVFTPSEEAVAEAREILAAMEEAKAKGEGATVYKGRLVDIASIKQAEVIVAQAELIAAS; this is translated from the coding sequence ATGAGCTTCCGCATTCAACCTGCGGCCCCTGCGCGCCCAAACCGTTGCCAATTGTTTGGGCCGGGTTCCCGCCCAGCCATTTTTGAAAAGATGGCGGCATCTGCAGCTGACGTGATCAACCTTGATCTGGAAGATTCTGTCGCCCCGTCCGACAAGGACTCTGCCCGCGCCAATATCATCGAAGCGCTTGGCAGCATCGACTGGGGTAACAAATACATGTCTGTGCGCATCAATGGTCTGGATACACCTTATTGGTATCGCGATGTCGTTGATCTGCTGGAGCAGGCTGATGAACGTTTGGATCAGATCATGATCCCAAAGGTTGGCTGCGCAGAAGACATTTACGCTGTTGATGCGCTTGTAACAGCAATCGAAACAGCCAAGGGTCGCAAAAAGAAAATCTCATTTGAAGTCATCATCGAATCTGCTGCTGGCATCGCGCATGCAGAAGAAATCGCAATGGCCTCCCCTCGCCTGCAGGCCATGAGCTTGGGCGCGGCCGACTTTGCGGCTTCCATGGGCATGCAGACCACCGGCATCGGCGGCACGCAAGAAAACTATTACATGCAGCGTGGAGAGGACAAACATTGGTCCGATCCATGGCATTGGGCGCAAGCTAAAATTGTGGCCGCTTGCCGTACACATGGCGTACTGCCTGTTGACGGCCCGTTCGGTGATTTCTCAGATGACGCTGGCTTTATCGCTCAGGCGAAACGCTCTGCAACGCTAGGCATGGTTGGCAAATGGGCGATCCATCCAAAGCAAATCGCCCTAGCCAACGAAGTCTTCACCCCATCCGAAGAAGCCGTCGCCGAAGCGCGCGAAATCCTTGCTGCAATGGAAGAAGCCAAAGCCAAAGGTGAAGGTGCAACCGTCTACAAGGGTCGTTTGGTCGATATCGCTTCGATCAAACAGGCTGAGGTGATTGTGGCACAGGCAGAGCTGATCGCTGCAAGCTAA
- a CDS encoding Lrp/AsnC family transcriptional regulator, translated as MAKNDQINDSILRELSRDGRISNLDLAERVGLSPSACLRRVQELERRGVISGYRAVLDRGKRGIGFVAYVTVGLNQHTKAAQEAFEQAISRAPEVIECHNITGAVEYLLRVEATDLVAYKTFHTDVLGILPQVHSITSYVVMGSPKDERS; from the coding sequence ATGGCTAAGAATGACCAAATCAACGACAGTATATTGCGAGAGCTTTCGCGCGATGGGCGGATCAGTAATCTCGATCTCGCGGAGCGAGTCGGGTTGTCCCCGTCGGCCTGTTTGCGACGGGTGCAAGAACTTGAGCGGAGAGGGGTGATTTCCGGCTATCGGGCAGTGCTTGATCGTGGCAAGCGTGGCATCGGTTTCGTCGCCTATGTGACTGTTGGTTTAAATCAGCACACCAAAGCGGCACAGGAAGCCTTTGAACAGGCTATTTCACGGGCACCCGAAGTGATTGAATGCCATAATATCACGGGTGCTGTGGAGTATTTGCTGCGTGTTGAGGCCACAGACCTCGTAGCCTACAAAACATTCCACACGGATGTCTTAGGGATATTACCGCAGGTTCACTCAATCACCAGCTATGTGGTGATGGGATCGCCGAAAGACGAACGGAGTTAA
- a CDS encoding LysE family translocator has protein sequence MTYEILTALVAFAFVTSITPGPNNMMLLASGANFGFTRTIPHMLGIGIGFTVMVMLVGAGLMQLFDAWPPSYTILKVLSAGYMLWLAWKIAHSASPVGMSAGAKPMNFLQAALFQWVNPKAWTMALSAITLYAPGREFIAVLWVALVFGSINLPCVSSWTILGQKLRLILSNPKRLVAFNWTMAALLIVSLIPSLIA, from the coding sequence ATGACTTATGAGATACTGACAGCCTTGGTCGCCTTTGCCTTTGTGACGTCCATCACACCGGGGCCCAATAACATGATGCTCTTGGCTTCAGGTGCAAACTTCGGCTTTACCCGAACCATCCCGCACATGCTGGGAATTGGGATCGGGTTTACCGTTATGGTGATGCTGGTGGGCGCGGGCTTGATGCAGCTCTTTGACGCCTGGCCACCAAGCTATACAATCCTGAAAGTGCTAAGTGCCGGCTACATGCTGTGGCTCGCATGGAAAATCGCTCACTCAGCAAGCCCAGTGGGTATGAGCGCGGGTGCGAAACCGATGAACTTTCTTCAGGCCGCTTTGTTTCAATGGGTTAACCCAAAAGCTTGGACCATGGCGCTTTCTGCGATCACGCTCTACGCACCGGGTCGCGAGTTCATCGCAGTCCTATGGGTTGCCCTGGTCTTTGGATCGATAAACCTACCATGTGTGAGCTCCTGGACCATACTTGGGCAGAAACTTCGACTTATCCTGAGCAATCCTAAGAGATTGGTCGCGTTTAACTGGACAATGGCCGCACTTTTGATCGTTTCATTGATCCCAAGCCTAATAGCATGA
- a CDS encoding acetyl-CoA carboxylase carboxyltransferase subunit alpha, which yields MTNYLDFEKPLAEIEGKAEELRAMARQNEEMDVSDEAAALDRKASEMLDELYQSLTPWRKCQVARHPDRPHCEDYINALFTEYTSLAGDRNFADDHAVMGGLARFNDQPVMVIGQEKGNDTKSRIERNFGMARPEGYRKAIRLMEMADKFNIPIVTLVDTPGAYPGKGAEERGQSEAIARSTEKCLQVGVPVISVIIGEGGSGGAVALATANKLAMLEHSVYSVITPEGCASILWKDSNKMREAAEALRLTAADLMQLGVVDRSITEPVGGAHRHRALAIEAVGKAIGEMLSEVKGMSRDEIIGARRKKFMGMGSKGLAA from the coding sequence ATGACTAACTACCTCGATTTTGAAAAACCGTTGGCCGAGATTGAAGGCAAAGCCGAAGAACTACGGGCCATGGCGCGGCAAAATGAGGAAATGGATGTCTCTGACGAAGCAGCGGCATTGGACCGTAAAGCCAGTGAAATGCTGGATGAGCTATATCAGAGCTTAACGCCTTGGCGGAAATGCCAAGTCGCACGCCATCCAGACCGCCCGCATTGTGAAGACTACATCAATGCACTCTTCACCGAATATACCTCATTGGCAGGTGATCGGAATTTTGCCGACGACCATGCGGTGATGGGTGGACTTGCGCGTTTTAATGACCAACCGGTCATGGTGATCGGCCAGGAAAAGGGCAATGACACCAAATCGCGCATTGAGCGCAACTTTGGCATGGCGCGCCCAGAGGGCTACCGCAAAGCGATCCGCCTGATGGAGATGGCCGATAAGTTCAATATTCCAATTGTGACGCTTGTGGACACTCCAGGTGCCTATCCAGGAAAAGGCGCAGAAGAGCGCGGCCAATCCGAAGCCATCGCGCGCAGCACTGAGAAATGTCTGCAAGTCGGCGTGCCTGTGATTTCCGTAATCATTGGCGAAGGCGGCTCTGGGGGCGCGGTCGCGCTGGCAACGGCCAACAAACTCGCAATGCTGGAGCACTCGGTCTATTCCGTCATCACCCCAGAAGGCTGCGCCTCGATCCTCTGGAAGGACTCCAACAAGATGCGTGAAGCGGCTGAGGCCCTTCGCCTGACCGCGGCAGACTTGATGCAGCTTGGCGTCGTGGATCGCAGCATTACAGAACCTGTTGGCGGTGCACACCGTCACCGTGCGTTGGCGATTGAAGCCGTTGGTAAAGCGATTGGTGAAATGCTGTCTGAGGTCAAGGGCATGAGCCGTGATGAGATCATCGGAGCGCGCCGCAAAAAATTCATGGGAATGGGCAGCAAGGGCCTCGCGGCCTAG
- a CDS encoding GntR family transcriptional regulator: protein MLSQTRAPETSSSAHDRVYRGLRTRIMHGEISPGQSLTLRGIGAEYGVSMTPARESIRRLVAEGALTLTSSGRVLTPELSNDRIEELAALRALIEVELASRALPRAHMALIDRLQMINNHVAERVAQRDPVGYIAANLEFHRTLYLRAQAPAMLAMAETVWLQLGPTMRALYGKLRRTEPPQYHRLILAALKAGDEPGLRLAVRSDVTQGLRHLTS from the coding sequence ATGCTCTCTCAAACGCGCGCGCCCGAAACATCGTCCTCCGCACATGATCGCGTTTATCGTGGTCTTAGAACCCGGATCATGCATGGGGAGATTTCGCCAGGTCAAAGCCTGACTCTGCGCGGTATAGGCGCGGAATATGGCGTGTCGATGACACCCGCGCGTGAATCTATTCGCAGGCTTGTCGCTGAGGGTGCATTAACGCTGACATCATCAGGGCGCGTGTTAACGCCGGAGCTTTCGAATGATCGTATTGAAGAGTTGGCGGCTCTGCGCGCGCTGATCGAGGTTGAGCTTGCGAGCCGAGCCTTGCCACGGGCCCATATGGCTCTGATAGATCGCTTGCAGATGATCAATAACCACGTGGCTGAGCGTGTCGCGCAACGCGATCCGGTCGGCTATATTGCGGCGAATTTGGAGTTTCACCGCACGCTCTATCTGCGCGCGCAGGCGCCTGCGATGCTGGCAATGGCAGAGACCGTTTGGTTGCAGCTGGGTCCGACGATGCGGGCCCTTTATGGCAAATTGCGCCGCACTGAACCGCCGCAATATCATCGACTGATTTTGGCTGCATTGAAAGCGGGCGACGAACCGGGTTTACGCTTGGCAGTGCGGTCAGATGTGACGCAGGGCCTGCGCCACCTGACATCTTAA
- a CDS encoding M48 family metallopeptidase yields MTQHFLSGEPKIAVNLRRSARARRISLRVSRLDGKVTLTLPTRVPEREGLAFVTEKQEWIRQQIADRPEHVQVDIGVSLPFQGDLLEIVTGAGKGIHIKDQSLLVPSARRSTSKRIESFLKEQARSRLAQACDDYAAALGSDYTKLTMRDTRSRWGSCTSTGGLMFSWRLIMAPEEVLRYVAAHEVAHLDQMNHSAKFWALVERLYGPHQAERRWLKQHGEKLHRYRF; encoded by the coding sequence ATGACACAACATTTTCTGTCAGGAGAGCCGAAAATCGCCGTCAATCTGCGTCGCAGTGCGCGGGCTCGGCGGATTAGCCTGCGGGTCTCTCGCTTAGATGGAAAGGTGACTTTAACCCTGCCCACGCGGGTGCCTGAGAGAGAGGGGCTGGCCTTTGTAACCGAAAAGCAGGAATGGATTCGTCAACAGATTGCGGATCGTCCCGAACATGTGCAGGTCGACATTGGCGTTTCACTTCCTTTTCAGGGCGATTTACTTGAGATCGTAACCGGTGCGGGCAAAGGGATACACATCAAAGACCAATCGCTGCTGGTCCCGTCGGCGCGAAGAAGCACTTCGAAACGGATTGAAAGCTTTCTAAAAGAACAGGCGCGGTCTCGATTGGCTCAGGCCTGTGATGACTATGCAGCTGCTCTCGGGAGCGATTATACGAAGCTGACCATGAGGGATACGCGGTCGCGTTGGGGATCATGCACCTCGACAGGTGGGCTTATGTTCTCCTGGCGTTTGATCATGGCGCCAGAAGAGGTGCTGCGCTACGTCGCTGCGCATGAGGTTGCGCATTTGGATCAAATGAATCATTCGGCAAAATTCTGGGCGCTAGTTGAGAGGTTATACGGACCGCATCAAGCAGAACGCCGCTGGTTGAAGCAGCATGGTGAGAAACTACATCGCTATCGATTTTGA
- a CDS encoding TIGR02300 family protein: MPKEEWGVKRLCPTTGKRFYDLNKDPIVSPYTGEVVEMDGGKSRMIAADDEDAATLKAKAANADDAEVLDDDDAVDIDLDDDVLDEDDDDNVSLDDIADVPADDNDE; the protein is encoded by the coding sequence ATGCCCAAAGAAGAATGGGGCGTTAAGCGCCTGTGCCCTACAACTGGCAAGCGCTTCTACGACCTGAACAAAGATCCAATCGTCAGCCCTTACACTGGTGAAGTGGTTGAAATGGACGGCGGCAAGAGCCGCATGATCGCAGCAGATGACGAAGATGCGGCGACATTAAAAGCGAAAGCTGCAAACGCGGACGACGCAGAAGTTCTGGATGATGATGACGCTGTAGACATCGATCTGGATGATGATGTTTTGGATGAAGACGATGATGATAACGTCTCTCTGGACGACATCGCCGATGTCCCTGCGGACGACAACGACGAATGA
- a CDS encoding HigA family addiction module antitoxin produces MHPGEVLTELYMNPLQLSSSKLAKALGVPRSRVEQILGGKSKITTDTARRLARVFRTSPELWLKMQNAHDLQKDRPA; encoded by the coding sequence ATGCACCCCGGAGAAGTGTTAACGGAGTTGTACATGAATCCGCTTCAACTCTCTTCTTCAAAGCTAGCCAAAGCCCTTGGTGTTCCACGCAGTCGCGTTGAGCAGATCTTAGGTGGAAAATCGAAAATAACCACGGATACCGCACGCCGATTAGCTCGCGTATTTCGCACTTCCCCTGAGCTTTGGCTTAAGATGCAAAACGCCCACGATCTGCAAAAAGATCGTCCTGCTTAA
- a CDS encoding MarR family winged helix-turn-helix transcriptional regulator, which yields MQDLKSIGEGAIVAMSKNNARQLGWSLSFLMKLSKQPGMRKASLGFLIQIMARRIEDGMKSLLNEHEIDIKNFPNLITLRDHDGLSQRELGRYMDFPEYSTSRHVDSLVRDGYAERRPDPNSRRAVKVHLTKIGREKADLLPGIIRESNRNVLKGLEPEEAEQLLILLQKLVSTTEK from the coding sequence ATGCAAGATTTGAAGTCAATCGGCGAAGGTGCAATAGTTGCAATGAGCAAGAATAATGCCAGGCAATTGGGATGGAGCCTTAGCTTCCTGATGAAATTATCGAAACAGCCAGGGATGCGCAAAGCAAGTTTGGGTTTCTTAATCCAGATAATGGCGCGGCGAATTGAAGACGGAATGAAGTCGCTGCTGAATGAGCACGAGATTGACATTAAGAATTTTCCCAATCTCATAACACTGAGAGATCACGATGGGTTGTCACAGCGCGAACTCGGCCGGTACATGGATTTCCCTGAATATTCGACTAGCCGCCATGTAGATAGCCTTGTACGAGATGGCTATGCAGAGCGCCGACCTGATCCGAATAGCCGTCGCGCCGTTAAAGTCCATCTAACAAAGATAGGCCGGGAAAAGGCTGATTTGTTGCCAGGCATCATTCGGGAGTCGAACAGAAATGTCTTGAAAGGCTTGGAACCCGAAGAGGCGGAGCAACTGCTTATATTGCTGCAAAAACTGGTCAGTACAACGGAGAAGTAA
- a CDS encoding EF-hand domain-containing protein, with translation MIMRNGVIASVLATFIPMASLAQDVPEGQRLAELAFENIDVHGNGYIHQGDVEEFRESLFVSMDQDDNGKLNLEEWMGWDYGFRILAEENDRVLAYETALKVMFAVADRNGDELVSKTEHRKNSLAGFERADLNGDAILTEDEYLGGFTVLVAIRAALKPEE, from the coding sequence ATGATCATGCGAAACGGTGTCATAGCTTCAGTGCTAGCGACTTTCATCCCTATGGCCTCACTCGCGCAGGACGTACCGGAGGGCCAGCGATTGGCAGAACTGGCTTTTGAAAATATTGATGTTCATGGAAATGGATACATCCATCAAGGCGATGTTGAAGAATTTCGAGAGTCGCTTTTCGTATCCATGGACCAGGATGACAATGGAAAGCTCAATCTGGAAGAGTGGATGGGCTGGGATTACGGATTTCGCATTTTGGCGGAAGAGAATGATCGCGTTTTGGCTTATGAAACTGCCCTCAAAGTTATGTTCGCCGTGGCAGATCGGAACGGCGACGAGTTGGTATCAAAGACTGAACATCGCAAAAACAGCCTCGCTGGCTTTGAGCGAGCGGATTTAAACGGCGACGCCATCCTGACGGAAGACGAATATCTTGGCGGTTTCACAGTTTTGGTGGCAATCCGCGCAGCCCTCAAACCAGAAGAATAG